The DNA segment tttctcttcatcatttttaataatgttttgtattctgtttatgccttgtattaaggttcctaacgttgtccccattttttcttccatgatctttatcgttttagtctttatatttaggtccttgatccacttggagttagtttttgtgcatggtgtgaggtatgggtcctgtttcatttttttgcaaatggatatccagttatgccagcaccatttgttaaaaagactatcttttccccaattaactgacactgggcctttgtcaaatatcagctgctcatatgtggatggatttatatctgggttctcaattctgttccattggtctatgtgcctgttgttataccagtaccaggctgttttgactactgtggctgtataatatgttctaaaatcaggtagagtgaggcctcccacattgttcttctttttcagtaatgctttacttatctggggcttcttccccttccatatgaagttggtgatttgtgtctccctcacattaaaaaatgtcattggaatttggatcggaagtgcattgtatgtatagatggcttttggtagaatagacatttttactatgttaagtcttcctgtccaagagcaaggtgtgtttttccagttatgtaggtcccttttggtttgttgcagtagtactttgtagttctctttgtagaggtcttttacatctttggtaagatttattcctaagtattttatcttcttgggggctactgtgaatggtattgatttggtgatttcctcttcgatgttctttttgttgatgtagaggaatccaagtgatttttgtatgtttatcttgtaacctgaaactctgctgaactcttctattagtctcagtacttttcttgaggagtccttcgggttttctgtgtataggatcatgtcatctgcagatataattttacttcttccttgccaatctggatgccctttatttctttgtctagcctacttgctctggctaagacctccagcacaatgttgaataagagcgatgataaagggcatccttgtctggttcccgttctcaggggaaatgctttcaggctctctccatttagaatgatgttggctgttagctttgtataaatgccctttattatgttgaagaattttccttctattcctattttgctgagagtttttatcgtgagtgggtgttggactttgtcaaatgtcttttctgcatcaattgataagatcatgtgggttttgtcttttgttttatttatctggtggattacattaatggtttttctaatattaaaccaaccttgcatacctggtataaatcccacttggtcatggtggattatttttttgatatgttgttgaattctattggctagaattttgttgaggatttttgcatctatgttcatgagggatataggtctgtaattttctttttgtgtgccgtctttagctggttttggaatcagggatatgctggtttcatagaatgagttagatagtattccatcattttctatgctttgaaatacctttagtaatagtggtgttaactcttctctgaaagtttggtagaactctgcagtgaagccgtctgggccagggcttttttttgttgggagttttttgattaccttttcaatctctttttttgttatgggtctatttagttgttctacttctgattgtgttagtttaggtaggtagtgtttttctaggaattcatccatttcttctaggtgtgcaaatttgttagagtacaatttttcgtaataatctgatatgattcttttaatttcagttgggtctgttgtgatgtggcccatctcgtttcttattcgggttatttgtttcctttcctgtattcctttagtcagtctggccaatggtttatcaattttgttgattttttcaaagaaccagcttttggctttgttaactctttcaattgtttttctgttctctaattcatttagttcagctctaatttttattatttgttttcttccggtgcctgatggattcttttgttgctcgctttctatttgttcaagttgtagggacagttctctgattttggctctttcttctttacgtatgcgtgcatttatcaatataaattgacctctgagcactgcttttgctgtgtcccagaggttttgataggaagtgttttcattctcgctgcattctgtgaatttctttattccctccttaatgtcttctataacccagtctttttagagcagggtattgttcagtttccaagtatttggtttcttttccctggcttttctgttattgatttctacttttatggcctatggtctgagaagatgctttgtaatatttcaatgttttggattctgcaaaggtttgttttatgacctaatatatgtgatctattctagagaatgttccatgtgcactagaaaaaaaaagtatactttgcagctgttgggtggaatgttctgtatgtctttgaggtcaagttggttgattgtggcatttagatcttccgtgtctctattgagcttcttactggaagtcctatccttctccaaaagtggtgttgaagtctcctactataattgtggaggtgtctatctcacttttcaattctgttaaagtttgttttatgcatcttgcagccctgtcattgggtgcataaatatttaatatggttatatcttcctggtcaattgtgcctttaatcattatgtagtgtctttctttatcctttatggtgggtttaactttaaaatctattttgtcagaaattaatattgccactcctgctgttttttgattgttgtttgcttgatatgtttttttcatcctttgagttttagtttgtttgtgtctctaagtctaaggtgtgtctcttgtaggcagcatatagatggatcatgtttctttgtgcagtctgagactctgtctctttattggtgcatttagtccatttacattcagcgtaattatagataagtatgagtttagtgatgcctttttgtgtgtgttgttgacaatttcatttttccactttttgtgctgagaagtttttctttgtaaattgtgtgttccttattttcatagtagttgaatttatgtttgctgagtcgttatgtttttcttggtttttagtttgaattatggaattgttagacctctttgtggttaccttaatatttacccctttttttctgagtaaaaacctaacttgtatcattctatattgccttgttttcctctccatatggaagatctatacctcctgtttttagtccctctttttgattattgtaatcttttatgtaatgacttcaatgattccctgttttaagcatttttttctttttaaaattaatcttatttggtttttgtgatttccctatttcagttgatagcaggatgttctgttctgtgaccttgtgttgtgttggtatctgatattattgattttctgaccaatttccttcagtatttcttgtagctttggtttggtttttgcaaattctctaagcttgtgtttatctgtaaatattttaatttcaccttcatatttgagagaaagttttgctggatatatgattcttggctggcagtttttctccttcagtgctctatatatgtcatcgcattgccttcttgcctgcatggtttctgctgagtagtctgaacttattcttattgattctcctttgtaggtgacttttcttttgtccctggctgcttttaaaattttctctttatctttggttttcgcaCATTTGATGagaatatgccttggtgattttctttttggatcagtcttacttggggttcgatgagcatcttggatagatatcctttcgtctttcatgattccagggaagttttctgccaacagatcttcaactattctctctgtattttctgttttccctccctgttctggaactccaatcacatacaagttattcttcttgatagagtcccacaggattcttagggtttcttcattttttttaaattcttttatctgatttttcttcaactatattagtGTCCATTGTCTTATCCTcccactcccccactctgcattccaattcctagattctgctcctctgacttcctcctgagttgtctaattctgtaattttactgttaattttttggatttctgaatgctgtttttctatggattcttggagcttattaatttttccagtatgttcttgaataatctttttgatttcttcaactgctttatcagtgtgttccttggctttttctgtagattgccttatttcatttctgaggtcatccctgatgtcttgaagcattctgtaaattagttttttatattctgcatctggcaattccaggactgtatcttcatttgggaaagatttggattctttaatttggggatttgtagaagcaatcatggtctgcttctttatgtgatttgatattgactgctgtctcccagccatctataagatattgtaatgatttattttatatttgctcactgagtcttatcttgttttgttttgtttcattatacccagatgggctactagattgtgctgtcttgattgttgtaacctttgaatcacttatgtcctattaccacctggtttgggctattaccagatatataagcctaagagtccattcactattcttgaatagaatcagcttaggtgttcggattttgggtcaccaagtgtgtggtgtagactcctacctattaacttagaggagtagtggtgatagttgtgtgcaccagattctagtagcagcagggggtcacactccaaggaggtcaggatgctgacagcatTCCCCCAGGTGCcaatgaggtaggtgtgtctctattcctaaagcactttggtgggtgggctctgcggctgtaccttaggcacccaatgcttgtacctctaaagactggtaggcgtcagtatcctcagacccctttggcaggtggttaggtggtttgggtggagcttcagccctcagttccccattgtggatcaatgagggctctgtttaataggtagagatatcagacctggaaaacttgtctttccagtgctctgctaaaacaattacagtcagatcatcatcagaattgcctttgcattataatagccaccttgttccctgtagggatgaaagccaaagactgtggatctcatgtgcttggctggagctggttctgtattttcattCTAGTtgagggaagtcagggaaggatttttcatccctgggttgtttgtagctgcttctcccaggccaggagaatgggttaggagagaaaaaaaaaaaaaacctgaagagcACTTcagtccctggcccaggaaattccaatgtttatgaagccacctggggcagggaggggagggatcagatagataggaggcagtagcacccaggaatatagacaaaattacttatcttgcttggtgatgactgtgtgctggctgggtcgagattgccccgagggtcaggcctgtgtcccgtgcttgtgccgtctcaggaaggtgtgctcagctcctctgcacttagtgcaaagcccggcaccaaggttttctgactagcgtgctggctccaggctccaaatacagtcgctgcttccccatggttgctcgttctcttgtcagccgcgtcagtgtgcagccttcttgagctggctgagtctctaccaaggttaccccgggggttaggggttagggccatgtcccgtgcttgccccatctcagtaagccacaatcagccccaccactcagcaccagggaactgtgagggctcaaggcttTGGTGTGGGACGCTGGTTCCAGAagcagttgctgcttcaggatgcagctttttgctcccctgtcactcaggtcaactctttagttctgtgtttgatggccagggttcgtagattgtcatgtatgtgatcgattcacttgtttttccaagtctttgttgcaagaaggatccACAGTAGTTTCCACctattcagccatcttggtcccactcCATGAGGTAACTTTTAAAGACCACTGATTGTGagtacagaccaaagtttattagaggTGACAAGGAGCAGTCaggcaggtgggagggaagggaaaacgGGGACTCAttgtttaggggacactgagcttctgttaaaggtgatgggaaatttggaaacagatagtgatGATGGCTGAACAACGTGAAAAACGtagttaatatcactgaattgtacgtgttaagactgttgaaatggcaaatattctgTCATATATATCTCATAATTAAAAAACATATGCagcccactttgaagagtagcgtctggggtcttaaatgctagcgagcggccatctaagatgcatcaatgagtctcaacccacctggatcaaaggaaaataaagaacaccaaggacagaagataataacgagcccaagagacagaaaggactacacgaactagagactacatcatcctgagaccagaagaactagatggtgcctggccacaaccaatgactgccctgacagggaacacaacagaacccctgagggagcaggagaacagtgggatgcagactccaaattctcataaaaacaccagatttaatggtctgactgagactggaaggactccagtgatcatggcccccagaccttctgttggcccactacaggaaccatccccgaagccagcttgtcagacatggatcggactggacaatgggttggagagggatgctggtgaggcgtgagcaacttggttcgggtggacacttgagacagcgtcggcgtctcctgcctggaggggagatgggagggtagaggggcttagaagctggcaaaatattcacgaaaagagagagtggaaggagggagtgggctgtctcatggcGGGGGgaagtaactgggagtatgtagcaaggtgtatataagtttttatgtgagagactgacttgatttgtaaactttcacttaaagcacaataaaaattatttaaaaaaaaaaaagtatgcaggGGGAGATCACTTACCCTGTTTCAacataatccacacagtcagtGACAGACAATTAAATCTCAACATGAAAAAAtgcaaggattttattttgtttttcacaaattCACGATTCTGTCTCGTGGGGTCATATGACTGCAGTTCTCTGCAGTGTGATGGAATAAAAAGAGCCCTGTGCTAGGGTCAGTGACATGTTTGagttctggttctgctgccaggAAAATCAGTGAACCTCTTTGAggttcagtttgctcatctgcaaaatggcgGAGATAATATACCTGTTCTCTTTTTAACTCAatattgaagtcactcccgaggttcagccaaagattagacaggcccataaaacaaaacgagactgaatgggcaaccagcacaggggcaaggatgagaaggcaggatgggacaggaaagctggtaatggggaacccaaggtcaagaaggggagagtgttgacacgtcggggggtggcaaccaatgtcacaaaacaatatatatattaattgcttaatgagaaactgatttgctctgtaaaccctcatctaaaatacaatagaagaaaagataagaacaattaaaaaaaaataaggaagccTGGATCCATCTACATTTACTGTATTTTCGCAGAACTTAATAGATATTTCTGATGAAGGAAAGGGCAGAATCATTGATCCAGTCTCCCAAACACAAACCCATCATCAGCCAAAGAATTGACTCAATCAACCAAGTGTCTTACCTGAGGGAACATAGATACCACCTAGAATAAATGGGAGTTATAtctaccttttaaaaaataaataaataatacctgttctctgttttttttgcCAAGATTGTTGAAGTTTGAAATAATATATGCAGAGCTATTTATCAGTGTAAGGtattaatatatttgaaatgaTGTGCATGATGATAATTCTCAAAGATGATTTTGAAAGTATCTGGAATCTATGATTATGTATGTTAATGCACAAAGATAGACACATTTTTTAAGAGGTATTTTGAACATTGAtgacaacagaaattcatttctaGTTAGGCCTACTATCTTATTGGTTAGGCCCAATGAACAGATATATCCATTTTATTGGAGCAATCATTTCCTAATATAATGGTAATACTCAAAATACTCTAGCCACATTCATCCACCAGTGGGCACTGTGTGCTAATTCCTCAGTGCGTATTAGCCTCAGGTTATAAACTTTCTGCCAGGATTCTTGTTGAAGCTAAGTGTCTTCTCATTGTTTGGGGTTGGTAATCGCACATCCCAGAAGGGTGGGATTAGTTGACACATCTCGGGGTCTCATGAGCCTTCTATTCCGTAGTAGCTGTCTGCAGGGGCAGGGGAAGATGAGGGGCTGGTGAAGTGAGAGCTGTGGAGGCAGAAAAAGGAAATGCCGAGGCAGAAGTCATTGAAGGCCTTCACTTCCTGCCTGAGCTCTGGTAAAGGCTCTGTGGGCAAGAAGTTAAAATTACTGGCTGAATGGAATCTGTGagttttctttgtctagtctCCTACAGCCAAGTTGGAAATAGGACCAGTTCTACGCctacgaccctctaggacagagtagaaccgccccacagggtttccaaggctataatctttacagaagcagactgccacatctttctcctgcagagtggctggtgggtttgatcctccaacctttcggttagcagcgctttaacccctgagccaccaggactcccaacaCCTATAATGTTTGGATTTTCTAATTTGAAAGGTACTGCCAGTCctgtctcccccctcccccccattgaCACCTACAAAATGGCAGTATTTAGGTCCCTTTGTTTTGGTTACTTTTCAGGGTGGCCGGCCACTGATGGTCAGCACTTGGTGGGACCGGAGAGTGTTGCAGGCAGGCCTAGATCCATGAGACTGCAGGGTATCAAGGCAGAGAGCGCTTGGAGAAGACCCTGGGTGCAAGGGCAGCATTGGAAGTGGGAGAAAAGGAAGGTCGCCAAGGGCAGTGTTAGACCATGGCCACAGATAGGAATtggctgctctgctctgctctcaaATCCTCATCTACTTGTCTCTTTTTTCAGATTCTAAGGGAACCAACAAAGAAGGAGGAGGTTCTGCAAACTCCAGAGGTGGGAGCACACCCCCAGCCTTGGGAGATCTGTTTGCTGGGGGCTTTCCTGTGTTACGACCAGCAGGCCAGAGGGATGCAGCAGGTAAGAAAGAATCCAGACCTGCCACCTTGTGATCTTTATCTCCTTTAACTTGTAGAAGCAGCTGGGCACTCCTCACATGTCAGTGGGTGACCTGCTTTCAGGGAACAGTCATACAGTAGGAAATCATGTATTTGGAAGCCTAAGCTCTGGAAGTTTCCAAACCACAGAATTGTTCACAAGGTAGATTTTCAATCATCATCCCATTTAAATCGCCCCATTGTAATAACTCAAGAATGGTTTGCTGTAgtgcataaaaaagaaaaatgcatagtGCCCTGCAATGTTGTAGTAGTGGCCCAGACTGAGAAATATAGACAGAGGATGCAAATCctaatcaaaagaggcattggaGTTCTAGTTGGGTTTGAGATGTTGGAGCTACAGGGTAAAGAAGCCAACAGACCAGGAAACAGTGATCCCCTTGGAAATGAACACAAAGGGGCCTTTGAACTTCCAGAGGCAATGGAGCGAGAAGGTTCAAGGTCATTTGACCTGGGTCACCAAGTGCAGGGTGTCTCCCCACCGTCTCCTAAGTTAGCTTTATCTTCAGACAATCCTGAATCTTCCCCCCGATGTAGAAACAGGAAGTCCTTGTATGCAAAGTGCTGTTGTGAGGAAAACCTCTAAGCAGAGAGCTTCTGGTTGGTACTCCTGAGAATCCACACTGGAACCTAATGGCTAATTGGCGTAGAGGGTACTGGTGAATGAGAGTGAGGAGTGGCCTTGAGGTGAGGAAGGGAAGGTCAGAGCAGTCCTGTGCCCTGGGCTTGGAAATGCAGAGGCTATGGGCCAATGAGGGCTGGTAAGCACTGCAGACAATCTGGGGTGGCCTGGCCTGGGCTTGTCCTGGAGGAGGTCAGCATGTTAACACTGAACAGGGCCTTGTGTGGCCTGCCAGCCCTCCTGTGTAATGGCTGCTGCACCTGAGGCCTTCTTGGTGGACAAGAAGGGAGAGATGTGTCCGCCATGCCGCTCCCTCACATCGAGTTGAGAGGGTCAGGGAttgccacacacacacgcacacacaaatacacacccttgggctttctctttcctttgttgCGGAGCTAACTGAGAACTCATTTCATTTCCAGGTGGCAAGACAGGGCTGGCCCCTGGCTCCCGAGCACCTTCTCCCAGGCTTCCCACCAAAACCATCAGCGGTCCACTGAATCCCCCTCCATCTCCCCGACTGGGAAATGCTTCCGAGGCACATGGCACTGCCCGGGCAGTCCCTCCTCGCCCCAACATGCCTGCTCCACCCCCACCTCCTCCACCCttacccccacccctgcccccatccTCCCCCACCAGAGCTCCGCTGGTATCCCCACCTGGCCCATCCAACAAAGGGAACCCCCCCTTGGGCATACCCCCTCTGCCCACCATGGCGCCTCcagctccaccaccaccaccaccacctctcccgACCCCACCCCTGCTGCCCCCAGCCTCAGGTCTCAGTGACAAGGCAGTGAAGCCTCAGCTAGCCCCCTTGCCCCTACCACCCATCCCTCCCCCGCTCCCCCTTCTCCCACCCTGTGGGTATCCCGGGCTCAGTGTGGATGCTGTGAGCCCCAACCAAGATGTGCGGGAGCCCCCGGCCCCTCCAGCTCCTCCGCCACCACCGCCTCTGCCACCCCCACTCCCCCTTTACGCCTCATGCTCCCCAAGGTCTCTGCCGGTACCCGCCTTTGCCAGGTGCTAATACCAGCAGCGAAGCACCACCGCCGCTACCCCCCAAGTCCCCCAGCCTCCAGGCCCAGCCCCAGAAGCCCAGTGTGCAGGTCTTGCCCACGCCGCCAGCCCCGCCAGGGCCTCAGTTCCTGCAGAAGAAGAGGCATGGCCGAGGCCCAGGTAAGCAGCCCTCTTCCGGCCAAGAGCAGTGGTATCAGACTGTCATTAGATTCTTGCCAGTAAGTATGGCAGTGCTCAGGGCACAGCCAGAAGCTGGCTCCTCTGAGCCGCATGGGAAGCCGTCAGGTGGATTACACCTTGATGCCCCTCCTAGAGCCCAGTAAAAACTTGTAGCTGTCTGGGACTTTATTATTGGAGGCACTTATTTTAGAGCCAGGAAGGCTGAGAGAGGCCAAAAGATTTGTCCAAGATCAAGCAGCCTATAAGTGAGGGATTTTGGCCTTGGTTCCCTCTctacttcctggctgtgtgaccctgggtaaTCACTCAGCCTCTCTGTGCTTCCTTTGCCTCCTCTGTAAAAGAGGGATAACAATAGCAATACCTCATGCGGTTGTTGTCAGGGTTAAGTAAGTTCACACATGTGAGGTGCTTAGTTAGAGCCCAGCCTGGCAACAGTGAGTGCTAGAGCAGGGTTCTTATTCCTACTGTCATCACTCGGACTCCACATCTATGTCCTGTGATGGAGGGGCTGTGGGTGCAGTCTGTTTCCAGAGCAAAGCCTCCTGTTGAATCTTTGCCTGAGCTATTTTAGGCTAGCTCCAAAATTGGCTTGGGCCATCGGTAGACAGGATTAGCATGCTGCCTTATTTTTGGCAGAACCCCCAGCTGACTTGAGAAAAGTGAGGGTCTGTGTTTTGAGCCAAAATTAAGAATAATTCTTTCATATATCCAGCAGCAAGTGCACTTTGAATGAGCATACACACCCATGACTACCTTCACCTTTGGTGCCCCACGTCCACACACATCCACATCAGCACACACATTCCCACACACCCATATCCACAAACACCCCCCACACAcgtccatacacacacacacacatacacatatcccTGC comes from the Elephas maximus indicus isolate mEleMax1 chromosome 8, mEleMax1 primary haplotype, whole genome shotgun sequence genome and includes:
- the WIPF3 gene encoding LOW QUALITY PROTEIN: WAS/WASL-interacting protein family member 3 (The sequence of the model RefSeq protein was modified relative to this genomic sequence to represent the inferred CDS: deleted 1 base in 1 codon), whose product is MPVPPPPPPPLPPPPPPLGAPAPPPPPGPPVSTDASSLRNTDPKGRSALLADIQQGARLRKVTQINDRSAPQIENSKGTNKEGGGSANSRGGSTPPALGDLFAGGFPVLRPAGQRDAAGGKTGLAPGSRAPSPRLPTKTISGPLNPPPSPRLGNASEAHGTARAVPPRPNMPAPPPPPPPLPPPLPPSSPTRAPLVSPPGPSNKGNPPLGIPPLPTMAPPAPPPPPPPLPTPPLLPPASGLSDKAVKPQLAPLPLPPIPPPLPLLPPCGYPGLSVDAVSPNQDVREPPAPPAPPPPPPLPPPLPLYASCSPRSLPVPPLPGANTSSEAPPPLPPKSPSLQAQPQKPSVQVLPTPPAPPGPQFLQKKRHGRGPGTSGGKLNPPPAPPARSPTTELSSRSQQAPAWTPTQQPGSQLRNGSLHIMDDFESKFTFHSVEDFPPPDEYKPCQKIYPSKIPRSRTPGPWVHAEAAGQGSDDIKGRNSQLPLKTLR